AGTTGCTTGGATAAACTCAATATGATTATTTTCACTCGTGGGGGTGTTAGTGTTAGACTATTGAATTCAATTGGAGTTAATTTCTTAAGGGACAAGTATAAATTAAAGCGACCTTCACGGCCTTCAATGGGTGCTCACTTTTTGTTTATCTGTTAGTTCATCCAAGCTCTACTTTAATTGCAACGgtttcaaatttaatttgtatcAATGGGCTGGCACCTGGCAGTAACCTGTTCtatcatgtaattaaatatcTAAAGAAAAATCATACAAGATATATCCTTGTAAGTTGACACCAAGGTCGTCTTGTAATTTTTCatgttagtttaagcaaaaatgcTATATATATACACTTTAAACATTAGTCCCCAAATCAtccacttatatttttttatataaatacatatgtattttgtattttaataaatattttatataaatcaacaatttgataattgattttttatgtatacttaatataattgtaatttaagatttttaaataaataatttataacatcaaaacttttataattaaaaatttaaattcaaattcttACTACACTTGGccatttttttgaataaaaataaaattttaatacaatTTAAGAGTGTTAAAAGACCTAATGAGTTTAATTAGACTTGAATTCGAACACGGCTCTAAAATACCATTAAATCTATTTTGATTCGATCAAAAAACGACCTGAAATAAATCAGATTATTAAACTAAATCGATCCGACAtaaaattagtatatataaatttgtaaattttatatactaaagtaataaaattttatttttaaaaattaaatttaataaattttatatcatatttgtactaaaataaattattttaaaacaaaaacaataccgtataatataaataatattaattaaaatataaaaatataatatgacattattaatttcattctaaaatatatatttttattataaaacaaaaCTTTGAGTCGGATAGGTAGATCAAAGTGTAAATTGAATTCAACCTAAAAATaacaagacaaaaataataaattcaaactCAACAAAATATCTATTGAATCCGAATCGAGTTTCGGATCGTACCAGGTTTTGAACACTTGACACTATTCAAGTTTCGAACAATTTTGTTTGAGTATTAGAGATTCACAAGCTAATATATCTTAATATTGTTTGTCAATTTCAGATCATTAATGAATTATGATGAAAACAATTCCATTTAAGTactaaagattttaaaaactacaATTAGTATCCGTCTCTAAAAGAAGAATATAGACATAGAAAACAAGACGAAAAACCTATGTATTTTTCTTCCTCTACTATCCTTGACTTTTTTTAagagaaatttttttaaaaaaatcatataagtTTTGTGTTACTAAAATTGAGACATTTTACTCTCTGACTGTTTTTTCTACTAAATTTGTGTATCCGTATTATATCCCAAAGTCTAATTTTTTCATACAATAACTCTTCTAATTCAAATACACAGGCTAAGGAAAAGAAAACTTAGGAGGAATAATAAAGAGAAAGTTTAGAGACCAATAGATTTTGTAGTTTTTAGccattaattagttattaatgatatttttaatagtataagATTACATTTAATAGTGTAAAatcattcaattttattttaatggtTAAATGCTGaccaaaatttaacaaaaatactaaCCTCTTAGCACTATACTCTGTATTCTcgaaatattataaattttacaaaatgTGGAATGTGAAACACACACATTGACAATTAGATAGTACTGTAGATATTACGTATTATATTTGAACATCTCTCAATTACTAATTAAttgttcttctttcttcttctgtttctCATCAGGTTGATTAACAAATGATGAATACATCATTATGCACCAtatcataatcatcatcatgcaCCATCATCATATAGGAGCTTTATGGGAAGCATACATTGTACTGTAACTGTCCCTGCTTAGGACAGAAGAGTGAAGACCGATACATAAATCATAttatgataaataaaaatattctaaatgGAAGAATGAAAACAACTTTGCACTCTAGAGGAATCCAGAGAAATAGGGCAAAACAGAGTTATTTTTCCACATTATTAGAATGTAATAAAACATTTGGTGACGTTTAACCCCACATGAAATTTTAGTATGCCAACACTAATAATAGAGACTCATGGctatcattttaaaattttagtagcTACTTAACTGTACTTAGTCctattatcttcttttttttttgtgtttgtcCTATTATCTAATTAATCCTAtgtatgttttttatttttatttaaatacattAATTTATACTAATTTATTACTTTGTTTTCagttaataattatataaaaaaatattagaagatcattagaatttcttatttttagtcattagataattattaatatttaaaaatatagaatataatatattattgaattattagattaaaatgattagattaaaaaaattgagttaatAAGTAAGTGATGACtaacaataataaattctaaCCGTGCCTACTGCCTAGCATTTCTCATTATACGTTAACCTTTTACCGTCAATAATGATGCCTTTCATGACATTGAAGTTCTTATAAATATCCTAGATTTTGTGTCAatgaattatatattaattttttttttttatttttctccccTCCTAATCCTTGCGGATAAAGCAatgaattattataatttttatttcttagaaGTAATAGCATAAGTTTTTATTGCTTCTTCCAGTACAGAGTTTTACAACGAGGGAAACATATATAGTGCTACTATATAGTGActgattttatttaatttttagtaagGCCAGAAACAAAAGGTTTGGTCTTCTACTGGAAAACCAAAGCCACAAGTGTTCTCATTTTGTTCATGGTAGCATGCATCATTATCTTCAACCTTAGGCAAACAAGGAAGAGTCAATAGGTTTTCGCTAAGATTATCATCGTCATCCTGCGAGTAATCATCCGAATCAGCCGGCTCCTCCTCCATGAACGACGAgaaatggtggtggtggtggtcgTGGTTTCCATTATTAGTACAATGTGGACTATCGGCCGAATCGTCGAGGACATCACTTTTCGCTGAATTTGCATCTTCTTGCTTGCATGTCAAAATGATTGGGTGTGGCAATGGCATCTTAGATCCATTTTCATTTGAGGTTGAATTTGAGATCATCAATTCCATCATAATAGGCTCATCCTCCTCCTTGTTGTGGTTTGAATTGATTGTATCAACATCCTGTGGAGAGGATTTTTCATCTGAAGAACAATTCTCATCCTCTTTATCTCTAGGAATCAACTTGTTCCTAAGAGCATTCACCTGTTATATATTGTCacaccaaaattaaactcttgCAATTATACATTACAATAAACTCTTCGAATTcctaaaaaaataagataatttcattttaaaaaaaaagtaaaggaATTTTATCATTAGATTAAAAAgctattatttatttattaaaaaattaaaattgatcaATACTCATATACAGTATAATAATTGAAAATCATTAAATGAGTTaacatatttgattaaattattatctaataatttttaactatcaacCTCAACCTCAGTTAGTTTCCTCTATCCTCTTAAGGGAGATCCTCATTTTTAGTGTGACAAATATTAAACTTTATTAAAGCAATAAAGAACTGAAATAGGTAGCATagcataaagcataaaaaagCTAAAAACAGAGGGCATGGTATGTTGCAAGTGTGTCTccatatatttttctttcttttcattcaTTCTTTCTTTCACCATTTGTTACCTCTTGTTTTAACTTGTCATTCTGTTGAAGAAGACTTTCATAGTCACCTTTGAGTTTGTCAAAGCTAGCTTTCAGTGCACCATACTCTTTCTCAAGCTGCTTCGTCTTGAACCTTGCCCTTCGGTTTTGGAACCAAATCGCCACTTGCCTTGGCTGCAACCCAAGCTCTTTCGCAAGCTGAACTTTTCTTTCGGGTTCGAGCTTGTTCTCCATCTCGAAGCTTCGTTCCAGGAACTGAACCTGCTCGCTCGTTAGCCTCCGTTTCTTGCTGTTACCACCGTTACTACCCGTTTGTTGGAAGCATGAAGGGTCATAATCGTCATCACACCCGTTATtattattctcttctttttctattagCCCTTGTTGGAAGAAGCTTCTGTCTCTTATGCTGCTTCCTCTTCCATTCTCAAAATCAACAACCATGTTTTTTGAACCTGAAAAAGAAACCAAAAATA
The genomic region above belongs to Arachis stenosperma cultivar V10309 chromosome 5, arast.V10309.gnm1.PFL2, whole genome shotgun sequence and contains:
- the LOC130982886 gene encoding homeobox-leucine zipper protein HAT5-like; this encodes MASGKLYGGSSMSLLLQNESRLPSSSQVLDSLWLHTSDPSSFQGSKNMVVDFENGRGSSIRDRSFFQQGLIEKEENNNNGCDDDYDPSCFQQTGSNGGNSKKRRLTSEQVQFLERSFEMENKLEPERKVQLAKELGLQPRQVAIWFQNRRARFKTKQLEKEYGALKASFDKLKGDYESLLQQNDKLKQEVNALRNKLIPRDKEDENCSSDEKSSPQDVDTINSNHNKEEDEPIMMELMISNSTSNENGSKMPLPHPIILTCKQEDANSAKSDVLDDSADSPHCTNNGNHDHHHHHFSSFMEEEPADSDDYSQDDDDNLSENLLTLPCLPKVEDNDACYHEQNENTCGFGFPVEDQTFCFWPY